Proteins co-encoded in one Thermochromatium tepidum ATCC 43061 genomic window:
- the map gene encoding type I methionyl aminopeptidase: protein MNVRIKTPEAIEKMRLAGRLAADVLDMIEPHVQPGVTTEELDRICHDYIVDYQGAIPAPLDYRGFPKSICTSVNHQVCHGIPSNKRLKKGDIINIDVTVIKNGYHGDTSRMFFVGEPSILARRLVTVTQQAMMLGIAAVRPEATLGDIGYAIQRFVESQGYSVVREYCGHGIGEEFHEDPQVLHYGKPGEGLRLKPGMCFTIEPMVNAGKRFIKVLPDGWTVVTKDRSLSAQWEHTVLVTETGHEILTLGAAERAARATS, encoded by the coding sequence ATGAATGTACGGATCAAGACCCCCGAGGCGATCGAGAAGATGCGTCTCGCCGGACGTCTGGCCGCTGATGTGCTCGATATGATCGAGCCCCATGTCCAACCCGGAGTCACCACCGAGGAGCTCGATCGGATCTGTCACGACTACATCGTCGATTATCAGGGCGCCATCCCGGCCCCGCTCGACTATCGCGGTTTCCCAAAGTCGATCTGCACCTCGGTCAACCATCAAGTCTGTCACGGTATCCCAAGCAATAAGCGTCTCAAGAAGGGCGATATCATCAATATCGACGTCACCGTCATCAAAAACGGCTATCACGGCGACACCAGCCGGATGTTCTTCGTCGGCGAGCCGTCCATTCTGGCGCGTCGGCTGGTGACCGTCACGCAGCAGGCGATGATGCTCGGAATCGCTGCCGTCAGGCCGGAGGCCACGCTCGGCGACATCGGGTACGCCATTCAGCGCTTTGTCGAGTCCCAGGGCTATTCGGTGGTGCGCGAATATTGCGGACATGGTATCGGTGAGGAATTCCACGAAGACCCCCAGGTACTGCATTATGGCAAGCCCGGAGAGGGATTGCGGCTCAAACCGGGGATGTGCTTTACCATTGAACCCATGGTCAATGCCGGCAAACGCTTCATCAAGGTCCTGCCGGACGGCTGGACCGTCGTCACCAAGGATCGCAGTCTGTCGGCCCAGTGGGAGCACACCGTACTGGTCACGGAGACGGGCCACGAGATCCTGACCCTGGGCGCCGCCGAGCGCGCGGCACGGGCGACCTCATGA
- the glnD gene encoding [protein-PII] uridylyltransferase, whose product MTQCAAQVPVEPRRLPSDSLHFFKERLKTGKERLYRRYDEGVPVTCLVRELSELIDAVLRDVWTLHLSESSAAALVAVGGYGRRELHPASDIDILILIEDASAPSLIESIEHLLTLLWDLGLEIGHSVRTVEECARAAADDVTIMTNLLEARWLAGSETLFQQMRVATGPDRLWDSERFFAAKTQEQRARWLKYGDTAYNLEPNIKENPGGLRDIQTIAWVAKRHFGAETLHELVDHGFLTESEHQTLIDGQTLLWRIRFALHRLAGRHEDRLLFDHQLTLARQFGFSDGENNLAVEQFMQQYYRTVQELNQLNEMLLQLFGEAIRLHDDLGPPVPINKRFQSRCGYLEVTSPSVFQRTPIALLEVFHILQTHPELQGVRASTIRLIRENRHRIDDAFRADLRARSLFMEILREPSGLTHALRRMSRYGVLPAYIPAFANIVGRMQYDLLHVYTVDEHTLMLIRNLRRFVIPEYDEELPLCSALARRIPKLELLYLAGLFHDIAKGRSGDHSLLGAREAWDFCRHHGLSDFDSRLVSWLVEHHLVMSMTAQRKDISDPEVIQSFAALIGDQTRLDYLYLLTVADARATNPGRWNSWLDALLRELYYSARRALLRGLDNPQAQDELIAQKQAESLRLVARHGIKADACQALWQRFNHDFFIYNSPDEIAWQTRRILEAGAVDRPVVDIRPITARGGSEIFIYSRNRDNLFARTTAALDQMGLSVMDARVMTTSDGMVVNSYQVLDQGGTLLNNPARLSEVREQLAARLTEPSQARIQVTRTPSRRHRHFPIETRVCFSVDEPNQRTIMRLTTLDRPGLLAEVGAVFEQCGIRLQNAKIATVGAEVDDVFFITTAEETPITCEQVLSCLRREIHDRLEASHSV is encoded by the coding sequence ATGACCCAGTGCGCCGCCCAAGTGCCGGTCGAGCCACGGCGCTTGCCGTCAGACTCGCTGCACTTTTTTAAGGAGCGGTTGAAGACAGGCAAGGAAAGACTCTATCGTCGCTATGACGAGGGCGTCCCGGTGACTTGCCTGGTCCGTGAGCTGAGCGAACTCATCGACGCCGTCTTGCGTGATGTCTGGACCCTGCATCTGAGCGAATCCTCCGCGGCGGCGCTCGTGGCGGTCGGCGGCTATGGACGACGCGAGCTCCATCCGGCCTCTGACATCGACATCCTGATCCTGATCGAGGACGCGTCTGCACCATCGCTGATCGAGTCCATCGAACACCTGTTGACACTGCTGTGGGATCTCGGACTGGAGATCGGTCACAGTGTCCGCACCGTCGAGGAGTGTGCGCGCGCGGCCGCAGACGACGTCACGATCATGACCAATCTGCTCGAGGCGCGCTGGCTGGCCGGCTCAGAGACGCTGTTTCAGCAGATGCGCGTGGCCACCGGGCCCGATCGTCTCTGGGACAGCGAGCGCTTCTTCGCCGCCAAGACCCAAGAGCAGCGTGCACGCTGGCTCAAGTATGGCGACACCGCCTACAACCTTGAACCCAACATCAAGGAAAACCCCGGCGGACTCAGGGATATCCAGACGATCGCCTGGGTGGCCAAGCGGCATTTCGGTGCCGAGACCCTACACGAGCTGGTCGACCACGGCTTCCTGACCGAATCCGAGCATCAGACCCTGATCGATGGCCAGACCCTGCTATGGCGCATCCGCTTTGCCCTCCACCGCTTGGCTGGACGGCATGAAGACCGGCTGCTGTTCGATCATCAGCTTACCCTGGCGCGTCAGTTCGGTTTCAGCGACGGCGAGAACAATCTGGCCGTCGAGCAGTTCATGCAGCAGTACTACCGCACCGTCCAGGAGCTCAACCAGCTCAATGAGATGCTGTTGCAGCTCTTCGGCGAGGCGATCCGGCTGCACGACGATCTCGGCCCGCCGGTGCCGATCAACAAGCGTTTCCAGTCACGTTGCGGCTATCTGGAGGTCACCTCGCCGAGCGTGTTTCAGCGCACCCCGATCGCCTTGCTGGAGGTCTTTCACATCCTCCAGACCCATCCCGAGCTGCAAGGGGTACGCGCGAGCACCATCCGCCTGATCCGCGAGAACCGCCATCGCATCGACGACGCCTTTCGGGCCGATCTCCGGGCACGGAGTCTGTTCATGGAGATCCTGCGCGAGCCCTCCGGGCTCACCCATGCCCTGCGCCGCATGAGTCGTTACGGGGTGTTACCGGCCTATATCCCGGCCTTCGCCAACATCGTCGGGCGGATGCAGTACGACCTATTGCATGTCTATACGGTCGATGAGCACACCCTGATGCTGATCCGCAATCTGCGCCGTTTCGTCATCCCCGAGTACGATGAAGAGCTGCCGCTCTGTAGTGCCCTGGCACGGCGCATCCCCAAATTGGAACTGCTCTATCTGGCTGGACTCTTTCATGACATCGCCAAGGGCCGGAGCGGCGATCACTCGCTCCTGGGCGCGCGCGAGGCCTGGGACTTCTGTCGGCACCATGGTCTGAGCGACTTCGACAGTCGCTTGGTGTCCTGGCTGGTCGAGCACCATCTGGTGATGTCCATGACCGCCCAGCGCAAGGACATCAGCGATCCGGAGGTCATCCAGTCCTTCGCCGCCCTGATCGGCGATCAGACCCGGCTCGATTATCTCTATCTACTGACCGTGGCCGATGCACGGGCCACCAATCCGGGACGCTGGAACAGCTGGCTCGATGCCCTGCTGCGCGAGCTCTACTACAGCGCCAGGCGCGCCCTGCTGCGTGGACTCGACAACCCCCAGGCCCAGGACGAGCTCATCGCCCAAAAGCAGGCCGAGAGTCTGCGGCTAGTGGCGCGCCATGGTATCAAAGCGGACGCCTGTCAGGCACTTTGGCAGCGTTTCAACCACGACTTTTTTATTTACAATTCACCCGACGAGATCGCTTGGCAGACCAGACGCATTTTGGAGGCCGGCGCTGTGGACCGGCCAGTGGTCGACATCCGCCCGATCACAGCGCGCGGTGGCAGCGAGATCTTCATCTACTCGCGCAATCGCGACAATCTGTTCGCCCGTACCACGGCCGCACTCGATCAGATGGGTCTGAGCGTCATGGATGCGCGTGTCATGACCACCAGCGATGGCATGGTGGTCAACAGCTATCAGGTGCTCGATCAGGGCGGCACCCTGCTCAACAATCCCGCCCGACTCAGCGAGGTGCGCGAGCAGCTCGCCGCGCGTCTCACTGAGCCGAGTCAGGCCCGGATTCAGGTCACGCGCACGCCTTCGCGCCGGCACCGACATTTTCCGATCGAGACGCGGGTCTGTTTTTCCGTCGACGAGCCCAACCAGCGTACCATCATGCGTCTGACGACCCTCGACCGTCCGGGGCTGCTGGCCGAGGTCGGGGCCGTATTCGAGCAGTGCGGTATCCGGCTGCAGAACGCCAAGATCGCCACCGTCGGCGCCGAGGTCGACGATGTCTTCTTCATCACCACCGCCGAGGAGACGCCCATCACCTGCGAACAGGTGCTGTCCTGCCTGAGGCGCGAGATCCATGATCGACTCGAAGCGTCCCATTCCGTTTGA
- a CDS encoding hydrogenase expression/formation protein: MSSLEPKIDPPAPGGSCPGATPEHGQVLSILYEVRHALERLLASGESTCIDLHSMPFGPGDLERLTAVLGSGEVQARVEALGPTLIQETAIPGVWLVDYRSLEDQRLSYQVEIAAIPEILRPHPEDLAESLSALNARLAESGLDTTLNASPPSS, translated from the coding sequence ATGTCCAGCCTGGAACCCAAGATCGATCCGCCCGCGCCGGGTGGTTCCTGCCCTGGAGCCACGCCCGAACACGGGCAGGTGCTCTCCATCTTGTACGAGGTCCGTCACGCGCTCGAACGTCTGCTCGCCAGCGGCGAGTCGACGTGCATCGACCTCCACTCCATGCCCTTTGGTCCGGGCGATCTGGAACGTCTGACCGCCGTGCTCGGTTCGGGCGAGGTCCAGGCGCGCGTCGAGGCGCTCGGCCCGACCCTGATCCAAGAAACCGCCATCCCCGGTGTCTGGCTGGTCGACTACCGCAGCCTGGAAGATCAGCGCCTGAGCTATCAGGTCGAGATCGCCGCCATCCCCGAGATCCTGCGTCCGCACCCGGAGGATCTCGCCGAGTCGCTCAGTGCGCTCAATGCACGACTCGCCGAGTCTGGCCTGGATACCACGCTGAACGCTTCGCCACCTTCGTCCTGA
- a CDS encoding hydrogenase small subunit — translation MRKKPDKTLGESLRDHGLSRRGFLKLCATTASLMALPPSMVPTIAAALEQARRPSVIWLSFQECTGCTESLTRAHAPTLEDLILDFISLDYHHTLQAASGDAAEEARIQAMEENKGQYLVIVDGSIPGPKSNPGFSTIAGHSNYDILMETVEHAVAVIAVGTCAAFGGLPQARPNPTGALSVRELVRDKPVINVPGCPPIPMVITGVIAHYLVFGQLPELDGYGRPLAFYGQSIHDRCSRRPFYDKGLFAEGFDDEGAKQGWCLYRLGCKGPTTYNACATMKWNDGTSWPVESGHPCLGCSEPRFWDAGGFYEPVSVPLTLGPTTLLQAGAAGAVVGGGLAALSRKKGRDAAATRQPVTVAELEQKL, via the coding sequence ATGCGCAAGAAACCCGATAAGACACTGGGCGAGAGCCTGCGCGATCATGGCCTGTCGCGTCGCGGATTTCTCAAGCTCTGTGCCACGACCGCCTCGCTGATGGCCCTGCCGCCAAGCATGGTACCGACCATCGCCGCTGCACTAGAGCAGGCACGCCGCCCCTCGGTCATCTGGCTGTCGTTTCAGGAATGCACCGGCTGTACCGAATCCCTGACCCGCGCCCATGCACCGACGCTCGAAGACCTGATCCTTGATTTTATCTCGCTGGATTATCACCACACGCTCCAGGCCGCGTCCGGTGATGCCGCCGAGGAAGCACGCATCCAGGCGATGGAAGAGAACAAGGGCCAGTATCTGGTGATCGTCGACGGTTCCATCCCAGGTCCTAAATCCAATCCGGGCTTCTCGACCATCGCAGGTCACAGTAATTACGACATCCTGATGGAAACGGTCGAGCATGCCGTCGCCGTGATCGCGGTCGGTACCTGTGCCGCCTTCGGTGGTCTGCCCCAGGCACGGCCCAACCCGACCGGTGCCCTGTCGGTCAGGGAGCTGGTTCGGGACAAGCCGGTCATCAATGTCCCCGGCTGTCCGCCGATCCCCATGGTCATCACCGGCGTGATTGCGCACTATCTGGTCTTCGGTCAGCTGCCCGAGCTGGACGGCTATGGCCGGCCGCTCGCCTTCTACGGCCAGTCGATCCATGACCGCTGCTCTCGCCGGCCCTTTTACGACAAAGGACTCTTTGCCGAGGGCTTCGATGATGAAGGGGCCAAACAGGGCTGGTGTCTGTATCGGCTCGGCTGCAAGGGACCGACCACCTACAACGCCTGTGCCACCATGAAATGGAACGACGGCACCAGTTGGCCGGTCGAATCCGGGCATCCCTGTCTGGGCTGCTCCGAGCCGAGGTTTTGGGATGCCGGAGGTTTCTATGAACCGGTGTCTGTGCCGCTCACGCTCGGACCCACGACACTCTTGCAGGCGGGGGCGGCCGGGGCCGTCGTCGGCGGTGGACTCGCAGCCCTCTCCCGCAAGAAGGGCAGGGACGCCGCGGCCACGCGCCAACCCGTCACCGTCGCCGAACTGGAGCAAAAGCTATGA
- a CDS encoding (Fe-S)-binding protein, whose translation MSELTLERGLAAFRAEIDAPTAAFFSSCVHCGLCAQACPFYLETGDPKYTPILKLEPLRRVWENEFTLWGRIKGRLGLQQPVTDEMLAEWEELLYDSCTLCGRCSMVCPVGNDLAYMIRKTREGMVQSGHAPEGLISAASRAIRTGSPMGLQWKTLAVQIQHVEASSGLTVPVDQEGVEYLVLLSSMEVINFPEYLAAITKIFDHAGISWTLSTQCFEATNAGVQIGSKDIAAELVERMVAAAEALKVSKVISPECGHAYTAIRWEGPNLIGRAYPFRVFHIIEVLDELRAAGRIKIADKEDARLSLHDPCNLARKSGVIQQQRHLMALVAENFVDLKEHGKYQWCCGAGGGVSSNERAEELRMRAFKRKKAQIEEVAPDRMVTMCATCRTQLEEGLEAFNMDIPVIGLTEMIAEHLVERD comes from the coding sequence ATGAGCGAACTGACACTCGAACGGGGCCTGGCGGCCTTCCGCGCCGAGATCGATGCGCCGACGGCGGCCTTCTTCTCCAGTTGTGTGCACTGCGGACTCTGCGCCCAGGCCTGTCCTTTCTATCTCGAAACCGGCGATCCCAAATACACACCGATCCTGAAGCTCGAACCCCTGCGTCGGGTGTGGGAGAACGAATTCACCCTCTGGGGCCGGATCAAGGGTCGGCTCGGGCTCCAGCAACCGGTCACGGATGAGATGCTGGCCGAATGGGAGGAGCTGCTCTACGACTCCTGTACCCTGTGCGGCCGCTGTTCCATGGTCTGTCCGGTCGGCAATGATCTGGCTTACATGATCCGCAAGACCCGCGAGGGCATGGTCCAGTCGGGCCATGCACCCGAAGGGCTGATCTCGGCCGCCTCGCGCGCCATCCGCACTGGTAGCCCCATGGGGCTGCAATGGAAGACGCTTGCGGTGCAGATCCAGCATGTCGAGGCCAGCAGCGGTCTGACGGTGCCGGTCGACCAGGAAGGCGTCGAGTATCTGGTGTTGCTGTCCTCGATGGAGGTCATCAACTTCCCCGAATATCTCGCGGCCATCACCAAGATCTTCGACCATGCGGGCATCTCCTGGACGCTCTCGACCCAGTGTTTCGAGGCCACTAATGCGGGGGTCCAGATCGGAAGCAAGGACATCGCCGCCGAACTGGTCGAGCGCATGGTGGCGGCAGCGGAAGCGCTCAAGGTATCTAAGGTCATCAGTCCCGAATGCGGTCATGCCTACACCGCCATCCGCTGGGAGGGCCCGAACCTGATCGGACGCGCCTATCCGTTCCGCGTCTTCCACATTATCGAGGTGCTCGACGAACTGCGCGCCGCCGGACGGATCAAGATCGCAGACAAAGAGGACGCCCGGCTTTCGCTGCACGATCCCTGTAATCTGGCGCGCAAGAGCGGCGTGATCCAGCAGCAGCGCCATCTGATGGCGCTGGTGGCCGAGAACTTCGTCGACCTCAAGGAGCATGGCAAGTATCAGTGGTGCTGCGGGGCCGGTGGCGGCGTCAGCTCCAACGAACGGGCCGAGGAGCTCCGGATGAGGGCCTTTAAGCGCAAGAAGGCCCAGATCGAGGAGGTCGCACCCGACCGGATGGTGACCATGTGCGCCACCTGCCGCACCCAACTCGAAGAGGGCCTGGAGGCGTTCAACATGGACATCCCGGTGATCGGGCTCACCGAGATGATCGCCGAGCACCTGGTCGAGCGCGACTGA
- a CDS encoding nickel-dependent hydrogenase large subunit codes for MTERIVVDPITRIEGHLRIEAQMDGANIAQAYSSGTMVRGIETILKGRDPRDAWAFVQRICGVCTLVHGIASVRAVEDALRIELPLNAQLIRNLMIGAQYIHDHVMHFYHLHALDWVDVVSALNADPRATSELAQSISPWPKSSPGYFADTQKRIKTFVESGQLGIFANGYWGHPAYRLPPEANLMAVAHYLEALAWQRDIAKFHAIFGGKNPHPNFVVGGVPSPIDLESDSALNAKRLAEVLNLIQSMRTFVDQVYVPDTLAIAGFYKDWGERGEGLGNFLCYGDLPSGAAMDPATFLFPRGAILDRDLSVIHPVALEDGDEIQEFIAHSWYRYSVGNDRGLHPYEGQTTLEYDRRGGVKPPYKQLDVSDGYSWLKAPRWKGRSVEVGPLARVLMLYATGHEQTQALVDSTLSRLELPIKALYSTLGRTAARTLESKILADNMQGWYDALIANVKSGDTKTFNETLWEPSRWPSRAQGVGFMEAPRGALGHWIVIEDGRIANYQAVVPSTWNAGPRDAEDQPGAYEAALQDNHQLIDVKRPIEILRTIHSFDPCIACAVHLADPESGESFQIRVV; via the coding sequence ATGACTGAACGCATCGTCGTCGATCCCATCACCCGCATCGAGGGCCATCTGCGCATCGAGGCCCAGATGGACGGCGCCAACATCGCCCAGGCCTACAGCTCGGGCACCATGGTCCGGGGCATCGAGACCATTCTCAAGGGCCGCGACCCGCGCGATGCCTGGGCCTTCGTCCAGCGCATCTGCGGCGTCTGCACCCTGGTGCACGGCATCGCCTCGGTGCGCGCCGTCGAGGACGCGCTCAGGATCGAGCTGCCGCTCAATGCCCAACTCATCCGTAACCTCATGATCGGCGCCCAGTACATCCACGATCATGTGATGCACTTTTATCATCTCCATGCGCTCGACTGGGTCGATGTGGTAAGTGCACTGAATGCCGACCCACGGGCGACCTCAGAGCTGGCCCAGTCCATCAGCCCTTGGCCCAAATCCTCGCCCGGTTATTTCGCCGACACCCAGAAGCGCATCAAGACCTTCGTCGAGTCCGGCCAGCTCGGCATCTTCGCCAACGGCTATTGGGGCCATCCGGCCTACAGGCTCCCGCCCGAGGCCAATCTGATGGCGGTCGCGCACTATCTAGAGGCGCTCGCCTGGCAGCGTGACATTGCCAAGTTCCATGCCATCTTCGGCGGCAAGAATCCGCATCCGAACTTCGTCGTCGGCGGCGTACCCTCGCCGATCGATCTGGAATCCGACTCGGCGCTCAATGCCAAACGGCTGGCCGAGGTCCTGAACCTGATCCAATCGATGCGCACCTTCGTCGATCAGGTCTATGTGCCAGACACCCTGGCCATCGCCGGGTTCTACAAGGACTGGGGCGAGCGCGGCGAGGGGCTTGGCAATTTCCTCTGTTATGGCGATCTGCCCTCGGGCGCGGCCATGGATCCGGCGACCTTTTTGTTTCCACGCGGGGCCATCCTCGACCGCGACCTCTCGGTCATCCACCCAGTCGCTCTGGAGGATGGGGACGAGATCCAGGAGTTCATTGCCCACTCTTGGTATCGTTACAGCGTCGGCAACGACCGCGGATTGCATCCCTACGAGGGCCAAACCACGCTGGAATACGACCGGCGCGGCGGGGTCAAGCCGCCCTACAAACAGCTCGATGTCAGCGACGGTTATTCTTGGCTCAAGGCGCCGCGCTGGAAGGGGCGTTCGGTCGAGGTCGGGCCGCTGGCGCGTGTCCTCATGCTCTATGCCACCGGCCACGAGCAGACTCAGGCGCTGGTCGACAGCACGCTCTCCCGGCTCGAACTGCCGATCAAGGCGCTCTACTCGACCCTGGGACGCACGGCGGCGCGCACCCTGGAGAGCAAGATCCTGGCCGACAACATGCAGGGTTGGTACGACGCACTGATCGCCAACGTCAAATCAGGTGATACCAAGACCTTTAATGAAACCCTGTGGGAGCCGTCACGCTGGCCGAGTCGGGCCCAAGGGGTGGGCTTCATGGAGGCGCCGCGCGGCGCGCTCGGACATTGGATCGTCATCGAGGATGGTCGCATCGCCAACTATCAGGCCGTGGTGCCCTCGACCTGGAACGCCGGACCGCGCGATGCAGAGGACCAGCCCGGTGCCTACGAGGCGGCACTCCAGGACAATCATCAGCTCATCGACGTCAAGCGGCCGATCGAGATCCTGCGCACCATCCATTCGTTCGATCCCTGTATCGCCTGTGCGGTGCATCTGGCCGATCCCGAGTCGGGCGAATCCTTTCAAATCCGGGTCGTTTGA